The DNA segment CGAATTACTTCTATATTATTGCGATACTTCTCACCATAGAGTACGCAAACATCAAATGCTCTCTGTCCCTCTACCACCTGGGATACTACCGACCCCTTAAAGGCTGTCTCCAGAGTGCGGGCGAGTTTACCAGCAGACAGACCGTAGCGAGCAGCCATAGTGCGGTCTATCTTAATTGATATCTGAGGAGCTGGCACAATTTGTTCTGAGTGCACATCCACAGCGCCTCGCACTGTTTTGATGACCTTTTCGATTTCACTAGCCTTGCTATAGAGTGTATCGAGGTCATCGCCAAAAACTTTGACGGCTATAGCGGCATTAACACCCGAGATAGCATGGTCCATCCGATGCTGCAGATACGAGCCCATATCGGATATCAGCCCGGGCACATGAGCAAACTCATGACGGATATGATAGAGAGTGTCCTTTTTATTGGTGTTAGGTTTAAGCCTAAAGTCAAACTCACTAAAGTTGCCAGCGCCATAGTCCTCTCCGCCCTGAGCCCGACCAGCACGCTGGTCACCGGCCATGACACCATGCTTATGGACAAAGTGATCGATAAGCTCCTTACCCATATTGGTAGTGGTACTAAGACTGGTACCAGGCAGACTATTTGTCACCACAATCACGTTATTTTCATCAAACGATGGCAAAAACTCAGTACCAACTACAAGCAGCGGAGTCAGCGCCAATACAAAAAACGTCAAAGCCATGCCAAGGACCAGGCGAGGCGCATTAAGAGCCGACTGCAAAAGTGGGCGATATAGCCCCTTGAGCCAGAGCACAAAGGCGGTCTCTGTGGATTGACTGGAGCTACGCAAGAGCATGTAACTAAGCGCAGGAGTGACAGTCAGAGCCACCACTAGTGACGCCATCAGTGCACTCATATAAGAGACAGCAAGAGGGCTAAATATACGCCCCTCAAGACCATTTAAAAAGACAACTGGCAAAAACACCAGAGCCACAATCAACGTAGCATAAACAACTGAGCCGCGCACCTCGCTGGATGCGTCAAAAACGACTCTAAAGCTGGACTTAGGATAGCCCAAGATTTTATTATCCCTGAGCCGGTGGACGATGTTTTCGACATCGATAATGGCATCATCTACAGTCTCGCCGATAGCAATCGCCAGACCACCAAGGGTCATAGTATTGATACTCAGCCCCTGCAATTTTAAAAAGACTACAGCAGTGATAAGAGATAGAGGTATTGCCACTAGCGATATAAGTGCTGCTCGCCAGTTTTGCAAAAAGAGCAACAGGACAAAGACCACTAGCACTCCGCCTATCAGTATGGCCTCGCCGACATTTTTGATGGCAACTTCGATAAAGTCTGATTGTCTAAATGTCGTGATCATCTGGACATCAGCCGGTAATGCACTCTTGAGTTGTGCTAGAGAGCGCTCAATACGGTCAGTGGTATCTGTGGTACCAGCCCAGGGCTGCTTGATTACAGTAAGTACCACTCCAGGCTGACCATTGACTATAGCGTCACCCAATTTAAACTCTGGAGCAATTTTGATATCAGCTACATTGCCGAGCAAAACAGGCGACCCTGCCCGCGCGACAATCACAGACTGAGCGATGTCTTCCACGCTCGATACCCGACCGAGACCGCGGATCAGAAGCTCGCTCTCGGGTCCACGCAACACGCCACCAGGTGCGTTTACGTTACTATCACCAGTGGCTTGCACCACCTGAGCAAGAGTGACACCGTACTGCTTGAGCTTTTCAGGTTGGACCTGGATTTGATACTGCCTGGTGTCGCCGCCTATCACCACCACATTGGCTACTCCAGAAAGTGCCTTTAGTCTCAGTTTTATTGTCCAATCAGCCAATGTACGCAAGTCCATCAAAGACGTTTTGCCCGTGGATATCAGACCAATTTTGAGGATGTCACCAGTGGCCGAAGTAATCGGTGCCAGTGTCGGTGTCTTAGCCTCGGCTGGCAACTGAGAAGAAGATGACTGCAGTTTTTCCATGACTAATTGTCTGGCGGTAAAAACATTGGTGTTATCTTCAAAATTGATATTAATGACTGAAAGCCCGGCTGTCGAAACCGACCGCACCACTTTGACCTGTGCTGTACCATTAAGACCAGCTTCAAGAGGTCTAGTCACCAGAGACTCTACTTCTTCTGGCGCAAAGCCTGGAGCCTCGGTCAATACTGTGACCTGGATGGGAGCAAAATCAGGAAACACGTCAACAGTAGACTGACGCGCCTGATACAAACCATATCCCAGCCAGAGTAAAGCCATAAAGATAACAGCATAGCGATTGGTTATTGACCATTTGATCAAACCATTGAGCATATTAGACCTTTGCAGTCAGACGACGACGCCACAGTGCCACTGCCCCTAGCACCACAACCACCAGCGCCATACCACCCAAAAACGCAGTCAACAACCTGGCATTTTCACTTTCGGGGGTTTCTTCGCTGTGCTTTTTATGATCTTCGTGGTTTTCGCCTTGATGCTCATCAAAGCTCTCATTGATAGCAGTCTGGTTTTTAAGTTGAGCTGCCCCACTAGCCACGATCAAATCGCCGGGATTGAGTGGTCCCTCTATCTGGGTTTGTCCGTTAAAGCTTGCCACCACTTTGACTGACTGCGGTATGTAAGAGCCATCACGGGAGAGATAGACATAGCTGGCATTGCCATCACGCTGGATAGCAGCATCTGGCACGACAAAATCGTCATGATCAGACTCGGAGCTACTGAGACGGCTACTAACAGGACTACCTTGAGCAAAATGGTTATGGGCGCTAGCCGCAGGCATGGCAATCTCAGCTTGCACAAACATACCAGGCTTAACGATTCCGCCTTTGTTATCGACGATGATGCGTACATGGATTGTGCGTGTGTTGGGGTCGACCACTGAGCCCAGAGACGATATCCGCCCGGTCAATTTATCACCAGAGGGTGTGACGATACTGACAGACTGACCCATTTTGACATAAGAGATCTGCTCTTGGTAAACGTCAACCATGACCCAAATCGGATCTAAATTGACGATGGCAAAGACCTCTTTAGTAGTTTCGACACGCTCACCAAGAGTGATATCGCGCGCAGTTACTGTGCCAGAGACCGGGGCTAAAATTGGCAAAGAGGCTTTGACTTGCCCTGTTTTGATAGCACTATCTATAGTATATGAGGGCAAACCCATGACCATCAATTGCTCTCGATAATTGTCGGTAGTGACGGCCATCTCGCGGTTGAGCAAGGCCACTTCCTGGCTGAGGCGTTGCTTGAGTGTGGCCAGCTTGACTCGGTTAGATGTGGCGGCACTGGTAGCTAGACTGTAGTCTTTTTGGGCTGCTATGCCCTCTTTAAAAAGCTCTTGCTGTCTTTGTAGATTGGCCTCAGCTAGCTGCATATCATTGTCTGCAAGTTTAATATCACTGCCAATCTGGGTGGTAGCACGAGCGATATCAGCATTGAGCTTGGCTCTCTCACCAAGCAAACGACTGAGTAAAGATGCAGCCTCACTGCTGACCACGACAGCGAGAGTCTGCCCCTTTTGCACCTGGTCGCCCTGTTTGACCAGGACAGACTGCACCACTCCTGATACCGGAGGATTGACCTTAAATGCTTTAGTCTGATCAGCTTGCGCCTCACCACTTGCTTTGAGCACTGGCGATAGCTCCCCAGTAGCGACAACAGCTAGTTTTATGCCGGCAGCACGGACGCTCTCCTCGTCGAGCTTGAGCGGTCTTGGCGCTGACTGAGGAGTAAAGCTCGACTCCATCTCGTGAGCATGAGCAAAAGCCGTAGGACCGACCGCACAGGTCAGCAATAGCCCCGCTGCAAAAGCGCCATAAAGAGATTGGAGTATAGACTTTGCCTTTTGCACCTGGTACACCACGCGACGGACAAGACCATACTTATAATATGCCCCTTTTAAAATATTTGCAAAACGGCTCCCAATCAGCCTTTACAAAGAAAATATAGCCAATGGTAACTGTTTCCATTTCTATTTTTCTTTGACAAATTCAGCGCAATTTGGCTTGCTCAGAGCACTGCCTGAACAAGCGCTTAGACCGGCGCCAAGAGCGGTGCTTAGACCAGTACATGAACCGGTGCTTGAACCGGTGCTTAGACCGGTGCTTGAACCGGCTCTACCAGCGATTTAAACGGCGTTTAGACCTTCTGACTGCGGAGAGTCGGAGGAGGCATTGTGCAAAATGCGCGGACGCTCATTGTCAAATTTGACTGAGGCATCAAAGCTGCGGTCTATTCCAGAAGGCACTCCACGACGTTCAAATAGTCTGAGCCACTTTTCTAGTCTAAGAGGCAGGTCGGTCTGATTACTCAAGTCGCGATGCACGGCAATACTATCAATACCGGTAGCAAGGACACCCTGGGCATTCTCATAGACTATGCCGCCAGCTGCCACCAGAGGGAAGTCCAACACTTTGCGCCAGCGAATCAGCTGAGAGAGTCCATGGTGCGCTTCTTGATCTGGA comes from the Candidatus Obscuribacter sp. genome and includes:
- a CDS encoding efflux RND transporter permease subunit; the protein is MLNGLIKWSITNRYAVIFMALLWLGYGLYQARQSTVDVFPDFAPIQVTVLTEAPGFAPEEVESLVTRPLEAGLNGTAQVKVVRSVSTAGLSVININFEDNTNVFTARQLVMEKLQSSSSQLPAEAKTPTLAPITSATGDILKIGLISTGKTSLMDLRTLADWTIKLRLKALSGVANVVVIGGDTRQYQIQVQPEKLKQYGVTLAQVVQATGDSNVNAPGGVLRGPESELLIRGLGRVSSVEDIAQSVIVARAGSPVLLGNVADIKIAPEFKLGDAIVNGQPGVVLTVIKQPWAGTTDTTDRIERSLAQLKSALPADVQMITTFRQSDFIEVAIKNVGEAILIGGVLVVFVLLLFLQNWRAALISLVAIPLSLITAVVFLKLQGLSINTMTLGGLAIAIGETVDDAIIDVENIVHRLRDNKILGYPKSSFRVVFDASSEVRGSVVYATLIVALVFLPVVFLNGLEGRIFSPLAVSYMSALMASLVVALTVTPALSYMLLRSSSQSTETAFVLWLKGLYRPLLQSALNAPRLVLGMALTFFVLALTPLLVVGTEFLPSFDENNVIVVTNSLPGTSLSTTTNMGKELIDHFVHKHGVMAGDQRAGRAQGGEDYGAGNFSEFDFRLKPNTNKKDTLYHIRHEFAHVPGLISDMGSYLQHRMDHAISGVNAAIAVKVFGDDLDTLYSKASEIEKVIKTVRGAVDVHSEQIVPAPQISIKIDRTMAARYGLSAGKLARTLETAFKGSVVSQVVEGQRAFDVCVLYGEKYRNNIEVIRSTLIDTPGGATIPLSAVARVETSTGPSSINHENTSRRVVVQANVAGRDLGGTIKDIREKISREVKLPEGYYVVYGGQFEAQEEATTRLFWLGLLALVGMTVLLALAFKSMRAAVLIMSNLPLALAGGIVAVLLSGAVMSVGSLVGFVTLFGISTRNGIMLVTHFNQLLQSNDSLDDIIIKSCMDRLSPVLMTALTASCGVLPIAILGGAGRELEQPLAVVIVGGMVSSTCLTLFVIPALLRLYGADLSPIKRTPSGSEFVMQ
- a CDS encoding efflux RND transporter periplasmic adaptor subunit — encoded protein: MQKAKSILQSLYGAFAAGLLLTCAVGPTAFAHAHEMESSFTPQSAPRPLKLDEESVRAAGIKLAVVATGELSPVLKASGEAQADQTKAFKVNPPVSGVVQSVLVKQGDQVQKGQTLAVVVSSEAASLLSRLLGERAKLNADIARATTQIGSDIKLADNDMQLAEANLQRQQELFKEGIAAQKDYSLATSAATSNRVKLATLKQRLSQEVALLNREMAVTTDNYREQLMVMGLPSYTIDSAIKTGQVKASLPILAPVSGTVTARDITLGERVETTKEVFAIVNLDPIWVMVDVYQEQISYVKMGQSVSIVTPSGDKLTGRISSLGSVVDPNTRTIHVRIIVDNKGGIVKPGMFVQAEIAMPAASAHNHFAQGSPVSSRLSSSESDHDDFVVPDAAIQRDGNASYVYLSRDGSYIPQSVKVVASFNGQTQIEGPLNPGDLIVASGAAQLKNQTAINESFDEHQGENHEDHKKHSEETPESENARLLTAFLGGMALVVVVLGAVALWRRRLTAKV